The sequence below is a genomic window from Dictyostelium discoideum AX4 chromosome 5 chromosome, whole genome shotgun sequence.
CATTCCATTAACAGCCAACGTTATtccattcaaaaaaaaaatttaaatggtaaacaaaaaaaattaaactataattaaaaacaaaacaaataataaaatccaaatacatcccaaaattaaaaaaaaaaaataaaaaataaaaaaaaattaaaaaaagaaacaaaattaacgattgaaaattttacttaatttaaatattgtaataaaaagccagatattttattaaaataagcATAAAATtggttaaaattaaaaaataatttaaaattaaattatttttaattatataattacaacccaccaaaaccaaaactaaattttaatatcatattatatttattttttccagtttttataaaaacttgATGAATTCCCCCAAACCAGGATGactgtttaaaaaaaaaaaaaaaaaaaaaaaaaaaaaaattgtaaacaTTAATACAGCCATAGCCCAGTGATTTGTGCAAGCTTTGTCAGTCAACtggatattaataataaaaaaaaaaaaaataaaaaaaaaaaataaaaaaaaataaaaaaaaaaaaataaaaaaaataagagtGGCGGAGGGAATCTTCACAAAAATCTAGTGTCGGAATTGATTTCTTCtcaaataaatgaaaaaaaaaaaaataagaaaagtAAGATAactattcaaaaaaaaaaaaataataaaaaaaaaattaaaatattggaaaaaaaaaaaaaaaaaaaaaaaaaaaaaaaaaaaagaaaaaaaaaagatattattaaaacgaCTGAACGCAATACATAAATACAGCAAATTACaacttttaattatttaaataattataaaaaaataaaataaaaaaaaaaaaaaataaaaaaaataaaaaaaataaaaaaaataaaaaaaataaaaaaaataaaaaaaaaaaaaaaaaaaaaaaaaaattttagaaagAAATCAAACTGCTcacattaaaaattttataaaattttataatttttgtgCAGTTTCGAGGTAAATTTCAtatgatcaaaaaaattaaaaaaaacaaaaaaaacaaaaaataaataaataaaaaaaaaaaaattaaatttttttaaatttaccgAGGtacaatcaattttaaaccagaaatttcacaaaaaataaaattaaaaaaaaaaaaaaaaaaaaaaaaacccaggagtttttttttttttttttttttttttttttaaaaccccGGTTTACCAAAGTTTTGGTTTGGACCGCGGTAAACTTTCCCTATTGGGGGAAAACCCCACACCACCCATTCACACcacatattaaaaaatttaaaaataaaaaaataaaaaaataaaaaaaaataaaaaaaaattatcttctCTTACAACTGTtacttgtttttttaatttttataataataacaaaaaaaattttttaaaaaaaaaaaaaaaatttaatttaaaaaaattaaaatttcaataccaCCACCTTGCACCATTCACACAAACAGagtaaatttcaaaatttatcaccatattattaaattttattaaacagaaataataaatttttatataaaaaaaatatataaaaaataaatataattataataaaaaataaataaaattattattttatttattacaaatACAATAATTAGATTTTAGtagtttatcatttaaatatgtataatttttttttttttgtataaattgtttttataataaagcatatttttttattttcaaaaaaaataatatatgtataaaaaaaaaaaaaaaaaaaaaaacttttatatttttcattattataattaattttttttttttttttttttttaaattaaatacacTTGTATACATAATAACTAGAATTTTCCtaccaatattttttatttctttttcggTATCACATTGTATTTATCTctgcaattttttttttttttttttttttactaatccattaccaataattaatttttttttttttttaattatctttttttttgtttttattttttttatttttatttattttttttatttttttttatttttttatttttttattttccaaacGACACTTTTCCTTCgttttattaactttttttattttttatttttttttcattttcatttttttaaaaaaaaaaaacttaatttaatttctagaataaaaaacaaaacctTAAAATATACAACtgttgaaaattataatttacaaaaacaaataaattaaacaaattaaataaaaaaacaaacaaacaaatcaaatcaaatcaaatcaaattaataatgaacgcaattgataatcaaaattcagaatcatttttaatagatGAATCAACATTAGATAGCCCATTAAATAGATTAGTTGAAAATCTTAcagaagaatttaaaaatgtacaACCAGAAGGATTCACAGGTAATGGTCAAGTTATTGTCAGCCTATTAAcagaatatataaataatcataatgATTGGAAAGAATATGTTTTCTATTGTCCATACTCTTATAGTAGAAATTTAATTGCCAAAAATGATATGTTTGAATTAATGGTAATTTGTTGGAGAAGAGGTCAACCATCACCAGTTCATAATCATGAAGtatgtaaattattaattaatattttattattttatatatatatatatatatatattaatttttttattatttttatttatttttatttttttttatttataaggATCAAAGATGTTGGATGGGTTGTGTTAAAGGTCAATTAGAAGAAACATATTATGTATTTAGTGATACAAAGAGTACAAAAGGTGAAGGATTATTAGAACAATCATATACACATccaattgataatggttCAGTTGGTTATATTACAGATGAGATAGCATTTCATAGAATGCAATCGATTACAGATGAAACAATATCAATTCATTTATATTCTAAACCAATTACTGAATGTAATATTTATTGTCCAGATAAAGGTACAATCACTAGAAAGAAATTAGGTTATTTCACtcaatataaaaagaaagttttaaatttaccaacTGCTTCTTGTGGAAGTGTAcaaccattatcatcaacaccaatccctcaatcaattaataataccacttcaaataatagtacAACTGTTTCTGAatgtttaaattcaaattcaaattcaacaactacaaatttatcatcatcttcttcaagtgtttctttaatataattcaaaaaaaaaaaaaaaaaaaaaaaaaaaaaaaaaaaaaaaaaaaaaaaaaaaaaaaaaaaaaaaaaaaaaaaaaNCCACCACtgtaaattttcattaatcattttttttttttcatcataaCAAATATCTACAACTGGGgttatcatcttcattgattattataaccataaaataaaataaaaaataaaaaaaataaatataaatataaattttattttattatttctttttttttttgttttgaaaaaactattattattattattgttaaaatttatttttatatttatttattaattttatttttaatttttaatttgaaataaatctaaaagtTTTGATTTCAAAtggattaattttaattgtatcattaaatttataagaTTTTGAAGATTGATTAACTTCTTCAAGACCATTACATTCAATGATTGATTTGAATGGAATTGGAAGGATTGAAGATGTAAAGTTAAAAGTAGTGGCACCACCAAAAGATTCATAAACACGCACAACAAAAGAGGTGCCATCTTCagcttttttaattgtatcaaCAATGATGGCTTCTTTATTTGTTGAGATAAAAGTTTTATCGATATGAGTTGTAGAAGCTAAAGAGAATGGTGTTTCACTGATATaaaagttattatttaatgaatagCCTTCTTTAATGACGGAGGCAGATTGAAGTGAACCACG
It includes:
- a CDS encoding cysteine dioxygenase — translated: MNAIDNQNSESFLIDESTLDSPLNRLVENLTEEFKNVQPEGFTGNGQVIVSLLTEYINNHNDWKEYVFYCPYSYSRNLIAKNDMFELMVICWRRGQPSPVHNHEDQRCWMGCVKGQLEETYYVFSDTKSTKGEGLLEQSYTHPIDNGSVGYITDEIAFHRMQSITDETISIHLYSKPITECNIYCPDKGTITRKKLGYFTQYKKKVLNLPTASCGSVQPLSSTPIPQSINNTTSNNSTTVSECLNSNSNSTTTNLSSSSSSVSLI